Proteins from a single region of Laspinema palackyanum D2c:
- a CDS encoding cation:proton antiporter, which yields MSIEPTTGETLIQQSLERFLLVLTVSLSVATLPQIFSWVRQIPYTLLLVIVGLGLAFVDVRLVNLSPALILSIFLPPLLFEAAWNLRWKDLKRELVPVSLYAILGVLISVLGIAIALNQFAAIPVATALLIGASLSATDPISVIALFRELGVEKRLSTLMEGESLFNDGVAVVAFSLLVGLALGTNQLELRGTIAQFGAFVGIGIGIGSLIGFGISYLTQRFDLPLVEQSLTLVSAYGTYLVVEELGGSGVIGVVTVGLILGNFGSRIGMNPRTRLIVTEFWEFLAFFVNSIVFLLIGDQIQFASLARNLDTIAITLVAMLVTRAIAIYALGALSNIMVKSDINLRQQTVLWWGGLRGSVSIALALSVPMVLEAREEIIATVFGVVLFTLLVQGLTTKPLLKVLNLLGDQTVQQNYLEAIARRAALQRVLTHLKEEQEGPDIDWEFRRYQTALVEGQVKEIQHNINQMRTQEPELQDFAREQFKEELLAIEADTYAEFVRSGRLNRDLAPFLQDVLTGGD from the coding sequence ATGTCAATAGAACCAACCACAGGTGAAACGCTTATCCAGCAGAGCTTAGAGCGCTTTCTCCTTGTCCTCACCGTTTCCCTAAGCGTGGCCACACTGCCGCAAATTTTCAGTTGGGTGCGACAAATTCCCTACACCCTGTTGTTAGTGATCGTCGGATTAGGTTTAGCCTTCGTCGATGTGCGCCTCGTCAACCTCTCCCCGGCCCTGATCCTGTCGATATTTTTGCCACCGTTGTTATTTGAAGCCGCTTGGAATCTGCGGTGGAAAGACTTAAAACGAGAGTTAGTCCCGGTGAGCTTGTATGCGATTCTCGGGGTTCTGATTTCCGTCCTAGGGATTGCGATCGCCCTCAATCAGTTTGCCGCCATTCCCGTTGCTACTGCCTTGTTAATCGGCGCGAGTCTCTCCGCCACGGACCCGATTTCCGTGATTGCCCTATTTCGAGAACTCGGGGTCGAAAAACGCCTCTCCACCCTAATGGAAGGGGAAAGTTTATTCAATGACGGGGTAGCGGTGGTTGCCTTTAGCTTACTCGTGGGACTGGCATTAGGAACCAATCAATTAGAACTACGCGGGACGATCGCCCAATTTGGTGCGTTTGTCGGCATTGGTATTGGCATCGGCAGCTTAATCGGATTTGGGATTTCCTACCTCACCCAACGCTTTGATTTACCCCTGGTGGAACAATCCTTAACCCTTGTCTCCGCCTACGGCACTTATCTCGTCGTCGAAGAACTGGGGGGATCCGGGGTGATTGGCGTCGTCACCGTGGGGTTAATCTTGGGTAACTTTGGCTCACGAATTGGCATGAATCCGCGCACCAGGCTGATTGTGACTGAGTTTTGGGAGTTTTTAGCCTTTTTTGTCAACTCCATTGTCTTTTTGCTGATTGGCGACCAAATCCAGTTTGCTTCCCTTGCTCGAAATTTAGATACCATTGCCATTACCTTAGTCGCGATGTTAGTCACCCGGGCGATCGCCATTTATGCCCTAGGTGCCTTGAGCAATATCATGGTAAAATCGGACATCAATCTGCGGCAGCAAACCGTCTTGTGGTGGGGGGGATTGCGCGGTTCCGTTTCCATCGCCCTCGCCTTGTCTGTCCCGATGGTTTTAGAAGCCCGAGAGGAAATTATTGCCACCGTATTTGGGGTGGTTTTATTTACCTTACTGGTTCAGGGTTTAACCACCAAACCCCTGCTGAAAGTTCTGAATTTGTTGGGAGATCAAACAGTCCAGCAGAACTATTTAGAGGCGATCGCCCGTCGCGCCGCACTCCAGCGAGTCCTCACCCACTTAAAAGAAGAACAAGAGGGACCCGATATTGACTGGGAGTTTCGTCGCTATCAGACTGCCTTAGTCGAAGGACAAGTCAAGGAAATTCAACATAACATTAACCAAATGCGAACTCAAGAACCGGAACTCCAGGATTTTGCCCGGGAACAATTCAAAGAAGAACTCTTGGCGATCGAAGCGGATACTTATGCTGAATTCGTGCGATCGGGTCGGCTGAATCGAGATTTAGCCCCCTTCTTACAAGATGTGCTCACAGGAGGGGATTGA
- a CDS encoding histidine kinase translates to MRAVPEKTMHQNDEAPLQLVLFVDRRPRSSEQIRKIRSYFQKRRTGIPFDLEIIDVSEQPYLAEQFKLVATPALIKLHPGPRQVLAGSNLVGELDKWWDRWQKSVEEYLSKQASSEAIGHYPRKPISSELAHSAELMELSDEIFRLKQEKEELLDQVHFKDRLIAMLAHELRNPLTAASLALETLEITYKPEKSLNPEAVSALRSRLIYHARTQTRLIDRMISDILVAAHSTNSAEFHIHPKKLNLKTLTLNILDNFKDRLLAKSHTLKTDIPNDLPSVYADGERVRQVIVNLLDNAIKYTPQGGQIEVCILHRTTQKVQVSVIDTGPGIPEENQDHIFEDKFRLKRDEQKDGYGIGLSLCKRLIRANCGEIWVDSSCNKGSAFHFTLPVYRQ, encoded by the coding sequence ATGAGGGCAGTTCCGGAAAAAACCATGCATCAGAACGATGAAGCACCTTTACAGCTTGTCCTATTTGTTGATAGGCGTCCCAGATCCAGTGAACAAATTCGGAAAATCCGCAGTTATTTTCAGAAACGGCGGACAGGTATCCCCTTTGACTTGGAGATTATCGATGTTAGCGAACAGCCTTATCTGGCTGAACAGTTTAAACTCGTAGCGACTCCGGCTTTGATTAAACTCCACCCGGGCCCCCGACAAGTTCTTGCCGGTAGTAATTTAGTCGGAGAACTGGATAAGTGGTGGGATCGCTGGCAAAAGTCCGTGGAAGAGTATCTCAGCAAGCAGGCATCATCCGAGGCGATCGGGCATTATCCCAGGAAACCCATCTCTTCTGAACTGGCACATTCGGCTGAACTGATGGAACTCTCCGATGAAATTTTTCGCCTGAAGCAGGAAAAAGAAGAACTGCTGGACCAAGTCCATTTTAAGGACCGCCTGATTGCCATGTTAGCCCATGAGTTGCGAAATCCTCTGACAGCAGCTTCTCTGGCTTTAGAAACCCTAGAAATCACTTACAAACCGGAAAAATCTCTCAATCCCGAGGCGGTATCCGCGCTGCGATCGCGATTAATTTACCATGCGCGGACTCAAACCCGCCTGATCGATCGCATGATCTCAGATATCCTCGTTGCTGCTCATAGCACAAATAGTGCCGAGTTTCACATTCATCCCAAGAAACTCAACCTCAAAACCCTGACGTTGAACATTCTGGACAATTTTAAAGACCGCTTATTAGCGAAATCCCATACCCTCAAAACTGACATTCCCAATGATTTACCCTCGGTTTATGCTGATGGAGAACGGGTCCGCCAGGTGATTGTAAATCTTTTGGATAATGCCATTAAGTACACTCCCCAAGGCGGACAAATTGAAGTTTGTATCTTGCACCGCACGACACAAAAGGTTCAAGTTAGCGTCATTGACACGGGTCCAGGGATTCCCGAAGAAAATCAGGATCATATTTTTGAGGATAAGTTTCGGCTCAAGCGCGATGAACAAAAAGATGGTTATGGAATCGGTTTAAGTTTATGTAAGCGCTTAATTAGAGCAAATTGTGGGGAAATTTGGGTGGATTCTTCTTGCAATAAAGGGAGTGCTTTTCACTTTACCCTCCCGGTGTATCGACAGTAG
- a CDS encoding DUF2079 domain-containing protein — protein sequence MLSNLPKNSGGRLVVTVAIAFFVVTLVFTLHRYYTFYASFDQGIFNQVFWNSTQGRLFQSSLSSGLSTNVVHSGEVPDVSYHRLGQHFTPALLLWLPIYSLFPSPVTLSVLHVTMVTAAGGVLYALARVYLQPAIASWIAVSYYAANAIAGPTLSNFHDNFQMPLFVFSLLLAMEKRWWWLFWPLALCILAVRADGGISLFGVGMYMILSKRYPKMGLAICTLSFTYIALLTNLVMPLFSDDISRRFTIERFGQYIDKEEATTLEILWAFISQPGLVIWEIITPIGGKIKYLLGQWLPLAFIPAFSPSAWAIAGFPLLAIFLQQGQTALSINIRYAMTVVPGLCYGAILWWSYRQQSLETPVRDVIRQGLWNKPTPPPVPINEPKQTPQTNLLTGKMTTWGDRLSTLLEPLRKKADYWWETHPKLLKISMQRFWAICIGLSLLFTFTSNPNRTFYFIIPDSIDPWVYVSLPQQWQHSGHIRNLMSQIPPDASVSATTYLVPSLSGRREILRFPFLRFRNDAAEEVNVEYAIADLWQLQQYLPAFKHDRALFRDLVPFIEQLHATDQYGIIGFEQGVILMRQQTPSDSAALAAWQRYREEIEPLLQPDEQATTGGG from the coding sequence ATGTTGTCAAATTTGCCGAAAAATTCAGGGGGTCGGTTGGTGGTCACAGTTGCGATCGCCTTCTTTGTGGTGACCCTAGTCTTCACCCTCCACCGCTACTACACCTTTTACGCCTCTTTTGACCAGGGAATTTTTAACCAAGTCTTTTGGAATAGCACCCAGGGACGGTTGTTCCAAAGTTCTCTGTCTTCGGGTCTTTCCACCAATGTTGTCCATAGTGGAGAAGTCCCAGACGTTTCCTATCACCGTCTCGGACAACATTTTACCCCGGCCTTATTACTCTGGCTACCCATTTACAGTCTGTTTCCCTCTCCGGTAACCTTGAGCGTGCTCCATGTGACGATGGTCACCGCTGCGGGAGGGGTACTCTATGCTCTGGCCCGAGTCTATCTGCAACCGGCGATCGCCAGTTGGATCGCCGTCAGCTATTATGCCGCCAATGCGATCGCCGGTCCCACCCTCTCCAACTTCCATGACAACTTCCAGATGCCCCTGTTTGTCTTCAGTCTGTTGTTGGCAATGGAAAAACGCTGGTGGTGGCTCTTTTGGCCCCTGGCCCTCTGCATCCTCGCCGTCCGCGCCGATGGCGGCATCTCCCTCTTTGGCGTCGGAATGTACATGATCCTCAGCAAACGCTATCCCAAAATGGGATTAGCCATTTGTACCCTCAGCTTCACCTATATTGCCCTGTTGACCAACTTGGTGATGCCCCTGTTTTCCGACGATATTTCTCGACGGTTTACCATTGAACGGTTCGGGCAGTATATAGACAAAGAAGAAGCGACCACCTTGGAGATTCTTTGGGCCTTTATCAGTCAACCGGGATTGGTGATTTGGGAGATTATTACCCCAATTGGGGGAAAAATTAAGTATCTCCTGGGACAATGGTTGCCCTTGGCCTTTATTCCCGCCTTCTCTCCCAGTGCCTGGGCGATCGCCGGATTTCCCCTGCTGGCGATTTTCTTACAGCAAGGTCAAACGGCCTTATCCATTAATATTCGCTATGCTATGACCGTCGTCCCGGGTCTATGTTATGGGGCAATCCTCTGGTGGTCCTACCGGCAACAGTCCCTGGAAACCCCAGTCCGGGACGTGATTCGCCAGGGACTCTGGAATAAACCGACCCCACCGCCCGTCCCCATCAATGAACCGAAGCAAACCCCCCAGACCAATTTATTAACCGGCAAGATGACCACCTGGGGCGATCGCCTCAGTACCCTCCTCGAACCCCTCCGCAAAAAAGCCGACTACTGGTGGGAAACCCATCCCAAACTGCTCAAAATTTCCATGCAGCGCTTTTGGGCCATTTGCATCGGGCTCTCCCTATTGTTTACCTTTACCTCCAACCCCAATCGTACCTTTTATTTTATTATCCCCGACTCCATCGACCCGTGGGTCTACGTTTCCCTGCCGCAGCAGTGGCAACATAGTGGCCACATCCGCAACTTAATGTCCCAGATTCCCCCGGATGCCAGTGTTTCCGCCACCACCTATTTAGTGCCTTCCCTCTCCGGACGCCGAGAGATTCTGCGCTTTCCGTTTTTGCGGTTTCGCAATGATGCCGCAGAAGAGGTCAACGTCGAATATGCGATCGCCGACTTATGGCAACTCCAGCAATATCTCCCCGCCTTCAAACATGACCGCGCCCTCTTTCGCGATTTAGTCCCCTTCATCGAACAACTCCATGCCACAGACCAATATGGCATCATTGGATTTGAACAGGGCGTCATTTTAATGCGCCAACAAACTCCATCAGATTCAGCAGCATTAGCGGCATGGCAACGGTATCGTGAAGAGATTGAGCCATTATTGCAACCGGATGAGCAAGCAACAACCGGCGGGGGGTAA
- a CDS encoding glycosyltransferase family 4 protein: MKILVLTWEFPPRIVGGIARHVAELYPELVKLGHSVHLITVEFGHAPMYEQLEGIDVHRVPVEHGHDFFHWVANMNESMGRHGGKLILEEGPFDLIHAHDWLVADAAIALKHHFKIPLIATIHATEHGRNNGIHNEIQGYIAQKERDLVYNSWRTIVCSDYMRREVEQALGCPWDKIDVIFNGIRAEKKPRWQDFDAQTFRRQFAGDHEKIVYYVGRMTYEKGVEVLLRSAPKILWEMGGLVKFAIVGGGNTDHLKQLASALNIWDKCYFTGFMFEDDLHKFQAVADCAVFPSLYEPFGIVALESFAARVPVVVSDTGGLPEVVQHTKTGVVTWTNNPDSLAWGILDVLKNPEYVQWLIDNAYADLNRRFSWPKLAQQTEVVYHRVVNERSQIVW, encoded by the coding sequence ATGAAAATTCTGGTACTCACTTGGGAGTTTCCTCCCCGGATTGTCGGGGGTATTGCACGTCACGTTGCCGAATTATATCCGGAGTTGGTGAAATTGGGCCATTCCGTCCATTTAATCACGGTGGAATTTGGTCATGCCCCGATGTATGAACAACTGGAAGGAATTGACGTGCATCGGGTCCCCGTCGAACATGGACATGACTTCTTCCACTGGGTTGCCAACATGAACGAGAGCATGGGACGTCATGGGGGCAAATTGATTTTAGAAGAAGGACCCTTCGACCTAATTCACGCCCATGATTGGTTAGTCGCCGATGCGGCGATCGCCCTCAAACACCACTTTAAAATTCCCCTAATTGCCACCATCCACGCCACCGAACATGGCCGCAACAACGGCATTCATAACGAGATCCAGGGGTATATCGCCCAGAAAGAAAGAGACTTGGTGTACAACTCCTGGCGAACCATCGTCTGTAGCGACTATATGCGGCGAGAAGTGGAACAAGCATTAGGCTGTCCCTGGGATAAAATCGACGTCATTTTTAATGGTATCCGGGCCGAAAAAAAACCCCGGTGGCAGGATTTTGATGCCCAAACCTTTCGCCGTCAGTTTGCGGGCGATCATGAAAAAATCGTCTACTATGTCGGTCGAATGACCTATGAAAAAGGCGTGGAAGTGTTATTAAGATCGGCCCCAAAAATCCTCTGGGAAATGGGAGGATTGGTCAAATTTGCCATTGTCGGCGGTGGCAATACCGACCACCTTAAACAATTAGCCTCAGCCTTAAATATTTGGGATAAGTGCTATTTTACCGGCTTCATGTTTGAGGATGACCTGCACAAATTCCAAGCAGTAGCCGATTGTGCCGTCTTCCCCAGTCTCTATGAACCCTTTGGCATTGTCGCCTTAGAAAGTTTTGCCGCCCGGGTGCCTGTGGTAGTGTCCGATACTGGAGGATTACCCGAGGTGGTCCAACATACCAAAACCGGCGTCGTCACCTGGACCAATAATCCCGACTCCCTCGCTTGGGGAATCCTCGATGTGTTGAAAAATCCAGAGTATGTTCAGTGGTTGATTGATAATGCTTATGCGGATTTAAACCGACGATTTAGCTGGCCGAAATTGGCGCAACAAACCGAAGTGGTTTATCATCGCGTGGTGAATGAGCGATCGCAAATTGTTTGGTAA